In the Candidatus Electrothrix sp. GW3-4 genome, one interval contains:
- a CDS encoding P-loop NTPase, whose protein sequence is MNKKLHPEIIKHFHSTTFTTPIIGVTGGKGGVGKSTIAVNLAAAFVAQGKKVALIDADVDAPNDSLLLGIPLENPEPVTIMQPVFDPEKCTDCQKCVKACQMNSLFRSQPKTITLLGECNGCEACYLVCPAEAIGRGSHSVGTLYTTKRGNLTLYTGALQPGLAESALLVNAVRKTAFADADLFDIILVDTAPGTHCNVIGALKGADHVLAVTEPTPLGAHDLELILSLLDMFAVQTSVVINRSDLPGQKAKTEKTGRAGSTPVAAEIKQNKDLLAGYLQGRPVVNLFPNSSTAKIFLGLADRLAAAYPDWKKQARQEQL, encoded by the coding sequence GTGAACAAAAAACTGCACCCGGAAATCATCAAACATTTCCACAGCACGACCTTTACGACCCCGATTATCGGGGTCACTGGCGGCAAGGGTGGGGTGGGCAAATCAACAATAGCGGTGAACCTGGCTGCCGCCTTTGTCGCCCAAGGCAAGAAGGTCGCCTTGATCGACGCGGATGTGGACGCCCCCAACGACAGCCTCCTCCTCGGCATACCACTGGAAAACCCGGAGCCTGTTACCATCATGCAGCCGGTTTTCGACCCGGAAAAATGCACGGATTGCCAAAAATGCGTCAAAGCCTGTCAGATGAACAGTCTGTTCCGCTCACAACCAAAGACAATCACCCTGCTGGGCGAATGCAATGGCTGCGAAGCCTGTTACCTGGTCTGTCCGGCAGAGGCAATTGGCCGGGGAAGTCATTCTGTGGGGACCCTCTACACAACCAAGCGGGGCAACCTGACCCTGTACACCGGGGCTCTCCAACCAGGTTTGGCAGAAAGCGCCCTGTTGGTCAATGCGGTCAGAAAGACTGCCTTTGCCGATGCGGACCTTTTTGATATCATCCTGGTTGATACTGCGCCGGGAACCCATTGTAATGTGATCGGCGCCTTAAAAGGAGCTGACCATGTGCTGGCTGTGACAGAGCCGACCCCGCTGGGGGCCCATGATCTTGAGCTGATCCTCTCTCTGCTGGATATGTTTGCCGTCCAGACGAGTGTTGTGATCAATCGTTCGGATCTGCCCGGTCAAAAAGCAAAGACGGAGAAAACAGGCCGGGCCGGTTCCACTCCTGTTGCAGCGGAAATCAAACAGAATAAGGATCTGCTGGCCGGTTATCTGCAAGGAAGGCCAGTGGTCAATCTTTTTCCGAACTCATCAACGGCAAAGATCTTCCTGGGCTTGGCTGACCGCCTTGCAGCAGCCTATCCGGACTGGAAAAAACAGGCAAGGCAGGAGCAGTTATGA
- a CDS encoding NifB/NifX family molybdenum-iron cluster-binding protein: protein MKLCITAAGNDIQAATDAAFGRAPWFVLVDTESGATQGIENTTAQAAQGAGIAAAQTMTEHGVNAVLTGRLGPKAKAALEASGIEMYEGLDSSTVGEALKQFRAGKYGHSGQPQSQAATDPSSPSLDSSSAQCQGPGAVRVQGSGYGQGQGQGRGRGKGGCGCGNGTGKGQGRRRGQ from the coding sequence ATGAAACTCTGTATTACAGCAGCAGGAAATGATATCCAGGCAGCAACCGATGCCGCCTTTGGCAGGGCCCCTTGGTTTGTTCTGGTCGATACAGAATCAGGCGCGACCCAAGGCATTGAAAACACCACAGCCCAGGCCGCGCAAGGAGCAGGTATTGCTGCAGCCCAGACCATGACCGAGCACGGAGTTAATGCGGTGCTCACAGGCAGGCTCGGCCCCAAGGCCAAAGCAGCACTGGAGGCCTCGGGAATAGAGATGTACGAAGGATTGGACAGTTCGACTGTAGGCGAGGCCCTGAAACAATTCCGGGCAGGAAAATATGGTCATTCTGGCCAGCCCCAATCTCAGGCTGCAACAGATCCGTCCTCCCCTTCTCTGGATTCTTCCTCGGCTCAATGCCAAGGCCCTGGTGCCGTCCGAGTCCAAGGCAGCGGGTATGGCCAGGGTCAAGGGCAGGGCCGGGGCCGGGGAAAAGGAGGCTGCGGTTGCGGTAACGGAACAGGAAAGGGTCAGGGACGCAGGAGGGGCCAGTGA